In Terriglobia bacterium, one genomic interval encodes:
- a CDS encoding alpha-hydroxy-acid oxidizing protein: MAKRQKTPSIVCLSDYQQAAQNKMSAVAREYLDSGAADEISLRRNRTAFDELLLQPRVLRDVSSLDTTLELFGQKMEHPILLAPAAYHKLFHKQGELATVRGAGKAAATLVVSSFATIALEELARAATAPLWFQLYMPPDRAISRDLVQRAEGAGYRAICMTVDLPVLGVRNREMRTGFGLPRGAQRANLSRYNTAMVTAAHFDETGATIATLDASLTWKDFEWVRSLTKLPVLVKGILAPEDARLAAEHGAAGIIVSNHGARNLDTTPATIEVLPRIMEAVPADFPVLLDGGIRRGTDVVKALALGARAVLIGRPYLWALAVHGEAGVERAVRILLDELRAVLALCGRASLAAVDRSILWTKEN, translated from the coding sequence ATGGCCAAGCGGCAGAAAACTCCCTCGATTGTCTGTTTATCCGATTACCAGCAGGCGGCACAGAACAAGATGAGCGCCGTCGCCCGCGAGTACCTCGACAGCGGCGCCGCCGATGAGATCTCCCTGCGGCGCAACCGCACGGCCTTCGACGAACTCCTCCTGCAGCCGCGCGTCCTGCGCGACGTCAGCAGCCTGGACACCACGCTCGAGCTCTTCGGCCAGAAGATGGAGCACCCCATCCTTCTCGCTCCCGCCGCATACCACAAGCTGTTTCACAAGCAGGGCGAGCTGGCCACGGTGCGCGGCGCGGGGAAAGCCGCCGCCACGCTGGTGGTCAGTTCCTTCGCCACCATCGCTCTCGAGGAGCTCGCCCGCGCCGCAACCGCGCCCCTCTGGTTTCAGCTGTACATGCCGCCTGACCGCGCCATCTCCAGGGACCTGGTGCAGCGCGCCGAAGGCGCCGGCTACCGCGCCATCTGCATGACCGTGGACCTGCCGGTGCTCGGCGTGCGCAACCGCGAAATGCGCACCGGTTTTGGCCTGCCGCGCGGCGCCCAGCGCGCCAATCTCAGCCGCTACAATACCGCCATGGTCACCGCGGCACATTTCGACGAGACCGGAGCAACCATTGCCACGCTGGACGCTTCGTTAACCTGGAAAGACTTCGAGTGGGTGCGCTCGCTGACCAAGCTGCCGGTGCTGGTCAAGGGCATCCTCGCCCCCGAAGACGCGCGCCTCGCCGCGGAGCACGGCGCCGCCGGAATCATCGTCTCCAATCACGGCGCGCGAAACCTGGACACCACGCCCGCCACCATTGAAGTTCTGCCGCGCATCATGGAAGCCGTGCCCGCAGACTTTCCCGTACTTCTCGATGGCGGTATCCGCCGCGGCACCGACGTGGTCAAGGCCTTGGCCCTGGGTGCGCGCGCCGTGCTGATTGGCAGGCCGTATCTGTGGGCTCTGGCGGTGCACGGTGAAGCCGGGGTGGAGCGCGCCGTGCGCATTCTCCTCGACGAGCTGCGCGCGGTGCTGGCCCTCTGCGGCCGCGCCTCGCTGGCCGCAGTGGACCGCAGCATCCTCTGGACGAAGGAAAACTAG
- a CDS encoding M28 family peptidase: MRLQRTRLGLARLLFVLLLGGATGYLAVWAAGEEAAGLPAAAGAAMRGIDAQKIGAHVRFLSHDLLEGRGTGARGGDIAAEYIATQFALYGLKPAGDHGSYMQKVPMVGVRTLPETSFTFTPAQGEPVRLKLLDDFVTNNESQTETAEIDAPVVFVGFGIQAPEYNWDDFKGVDLRGKVVVMFVAEPSSDDPKFFKGKALTYYGRWTYKFEEAARQGAVAALVIHRRDLASYGWEVVRSSWGGEHSYLQRDGTPKLEAAAWIQWDVANRLVGFGGYDLNKLFQAAQSRDFKPIELPVRLKAHLASHLRPFVSHNVLAMLPGTDAQRRGEGVLYTAHYDHLGIDPAMSGDNIYNGALDNATGCGILLELARAYASLKEAPARSIYFASVTAEEQGLLGSEYLGKHTPIAPSRITLDLNYDDLPPLGDPEEVEVNGAERTTFYPAVEETAKSFGMAIAPDAQPEAGHYYRSDHFSLARVGIPSFSVNEGVKFAGHTAEWGLAQHKDYNEHYYHQPTDEYKPEMDFTGDAKMARFGFALGWKAATLPGLASWQPGDEFEPARKASQKP; this comes from the coding sequence ATGCGATTGCAGAGGACCCGTCTGGGTCTTGCCAGGCTGTTGTTCGTTTTGCTGCTGGGCGGAGCCACGGGCTATCTTGCCGTTTGGGCCGCCGGGGAAGAGGCCGCGGGGCTGCCCGCGGCGGCGGGGGCGGCGATGCGGGGAATTGACGCGCAGAAGATCGGCGCGCACGTGCGCTTCCTCTCGCACGACCTGCTGGAGGGGCGCGGCACGGGCGCGCGCGGCGGGGACATCGCGGCGGAATATATTGCGACGCAGTTCGCGCTGTATGGACTGAAGCCGGCGGGCGATCACGGCTCGTATATGCAGAAGGTGCCCATGGTAGGCGTGCGTACCCTGCCGGAGACATCCTTTACCTTTACGCCGGCTCAGGGCGAGCCGGTGCGGCTGAAGCTGCTGGACGACTTCGTGACCAACAACGAAAGCCAGACGGAAACGGCGGAGATCGACGCCCCGGTGGTCTTCGTGGGATTCGGCATTCAGGCGCCGGAGTACAACTGGGACGATTTCAAGGGCGTGGACCTGCGCGGCAAAGTCGTGGTGATGTTCGTCGCGGAACCGTCGTCGGACGATCCCAAGTTTTTCAAGGGCAAGGCGCTGACCTACTACGGGCGGTGGACCTACAAGTTCGAGGAAGCGGCGCGGCAGGGCGCAGTGGCAGCGCTGGTGATTCACCGCCGGGACCTGGCCAGCTACGGCTGGGAGGTGGTGCGCAGCTCCTGGGGCGGCGAGCATTCCTACCTGCAGCGCGACGGCACGCCGAAGCTGGAGGCGGCGGCCTGGATTCAATGGGATGTGGCGAACCGGCTGGTGGGCTTTGGCGGGTACGATCTGAACAAGCTGTTTCAGGCGGCGCAATCGCGCGATTTCAAGCCGATCGAGCTGCCCGTACGTTTGAAGGCGCATCTGGCCAGCCATCTGCGCCCGTTCGTCTCGCATAACGTGCTGGCGATGTTGCCAGGGACAGATGCGCAGCGGCGCGGCGAGGGGGTGCTCTACACAGCGCACTACGACCATCTGGGAATCGATCCGGCGATGTCCGGCGACAACATCTATAACGGGGCGCTGGACAACGCGACAGGCTGCGGGATCCTGCTGGAATTGGCGCGCGCCTACGCCTCGTTGAAAGAGGCTCCGGCGCGGTCGATCTATTTCGCTTCGGTGACCGCCGAGGAACAGGGGCTGCTCGGTTCGGAGTATCTGGGCAAACACACACCAATCGCGCCGTCCAGGATCACACTGGATCTGAACTACGACGACCTGCCGCCGCTGGGCGACCCGGAAGAGGTGGAAGTGAACGGCGCGGAGCGCACAACCTTTTATCCGGCGGTCGAGGAGACGGCCAAGAGCTTCGGTATGGCCATTGCGCCCGATGCCCAGCCCGAGGCCGGGCACTACTACCGCTCCGACCACTTCAGCCTGGCCCGCGTGGGGATTCCGTCCTTCTCGGTCAACGAAGGCGTAAAATTCGCGGGGCATACGGCGGAATGGGGCCTGGCGCAGCACAAGGATTACAACGAGCACTACTACCATCAGCCCACGGACGAGTACAAGCCGGAGATGGATTTCACGGGCGATGCGAAGATGGCGCGGTTCGGCTTCGCGCTGGGATGGAAAGCCGCCACGCTGCCGGGACTGGCCAGCTGGCAGCCCGGCGATGAGTTCGAGCCGGCACGCAAAGCGAGCCAGAAGCCCTGA
- the nrdR gene encoding transcriptional regulator NrdR, whose product MKCPFCAHLDDKVIDSREGRTGDTIRRRRECLKCGRRFTTYERIDEIPYMVIKKDGRRERFDRQKILQGLLKACEKRPVPTAKLEGIVDEIEGVVQEATERELTTTEIGEMIMHRLKKLDKVAYVRFASVYMDFKDVKEFMSELKGLLKDRTKK is encoded by the coding sequence GTGAAATGTCCCTTTTGCGCGCATCTTGACGACAAGGTGATCGACTCCCGCGAAGGCCGCACCGGCGATACGATTCGGCGGCGCCGCGAATGCCTCAAATGCGGCCGGCGGTTCACCACCTACGAACGCATCGACGAAATTCCCTACATGGTGATCAAGAAGGACGGGCGGCGCGAGCGCTTCGACCGCCAGAAGATTCTGCAGGGGCTGCTCAAAGCCTGTGAGAAGCGGCCCGTGCCGACTGCCAAGCTCGAGGGCATTGTCGACGAAATCGAGGGCGTGGTGCAGGAAGCTACCGAGCGCGAGCTGACCACCACGGAAATCGGCGAGATGATCATGCACCGGCTGAAAAAGCTGGATAAGGTCGCCTATGTGCGTTTCGCCTCCGTGTACATGGATTTCAAGGACGTGAAGGAATTCATGTCCGAGCTGAAGGGGCTGCTGAAGGATCGGACGAAGAAGTAA
- a CDS encoding flippase-like domain-containing protein: MRSGTRRGILIGLGIVLLGAVFYHASGRLKHGEFHAGEMLQALHHTRLELLLLGLAAIYACYALRALRWMRFSRHLGPVSFRNIYSMTLAGFSLLFLFGRPGEPLRPLLLARKERQPVADTFGIYALERLFDAASMAVIAAVGLFLLPVHTGTAGAAGALEHAARTAGTLLFTGVFGMVAFLVYLRLHGTAMLERRLQGWRAAHGWRATLAHIVLGFVRGIQTIRSWGDLASAVFYSGAHWVLVAMVYYWVSHSFGGRLGAITFSEATVVMAFTLVGSVVQLPAVGGGSQIGSILAYTAIFGVEREPAVVAAVVVWLITFAACSLAGVPLLIQEGLSFGELRRMVGREEKEAA, encoded by the coding sequence TATTTTGATCGGCTTGGGGATTGTGCTGCTGGGCGCGGTGTTCTACCACGCGAGCGGCCGCCTCAAGCACGGGGAATTTCACGCCGGGGAGATGCTGCAGGCCTTGCACCACACGCGCCTTGAGCTGCTGCTGCTCGGGCTGGCGGCCATCTACGCCTGCTATGCCTTGCGCGCGCTGCGCTGGATGCGCTTTTCGCGGCACCTCGGACCGGTCTCCTTCCGCAACATCTACAGCATGACTCTGGCCGGCTTTTCCCTGCTCTTTCTGTTCGGGAGGCCCGGGGAGCCGCTCCGTCCGCTGCTGCTGGCGCGCAAGGAGCGGCAGCCAGTGGCGGATACGTTTGGCATTTATGCCCTGGAGCGGCTGTTCGACGCGGCGAGTATGGCCGTGATTGCGGCGGTCGGGCTGTTCCTGCTGCCGGTGCATACCGGAACGGCGGGCGCGGCGGGAGCGTTGGAGCATGCGGCACGGACGGCCGGGACACTGCTCTTCACCGGGGTCTTCGGCATGGTGGCCTTCCTCGTCTATCTGCGGCTGCACGGCACAGCCATGCTGGAACGGCGGCTGCAGGGCTGGCGGGCGGCGCACGGCTGGCGGGCGACGCTGGCGCACATTGTCCTGGGATTTGTGCGCGGCATCCAGACCATCCGCAGCTGGGGGGACCTGGCGTCCGCGGTGTTCTATTCGGGAGCGCACTGGGTGCTGGTGGCGATGGTCTATTACTGGGTCTCGCACAGCTTCGGAGGCCGCCTCGGCGCGATCACCTTCAGCGAGGCGACGGTGGTGATGGCGTTCACGCTGGTGGGCTCGGTGGTGCAGTTGCCCGCAGTGGGCGGGGGATCGCAGATCGGTTCTATTCTTGCTTACACGGCAATCTTTGGAGTAGAAAGAGAGCCGGCGGTGGTGGCGGCGGTGGTGGTGTGGCTGATTACGTTTGCGGCCTGCAGCCTGGCTGGTGTGCCGCTGCTGATCCAGGAAGGTTTGTCGTTCGGGGAGTTGCGCCGGATGGTTGGGCGCGAAGAAAAGGAAGCCGCCTAG